TGTGCAGGCAGATACGCTGAGCAAAATATATGGTGAGGATGATCCGGATCTTTCCTATACGGCGGATGGACTCCTTGGTGAGGACACTCTCACCGGTCACCTGGAACGTGAGTCCGGAGAAGATGTGGGCGAGTATTCTGTTCTTCAGGGATCTCTTTCTTCGGGTGAGAACTATAGTATGACCTTCGGGGAAGGTTTCTTCCGTATTCATCCCCGTGAACTGATCATTCGTGCTGATGATAGTACCATAGAAGAAGGTGGGGATGAACCCGAAGAGTATCCCGTATCCTATGAGGGGTTTGCCTTTGATGATGATGAATCTGTGGTTACGGGGTTGATTGTGGTGCGTGTCCCCGGGGATACCGTGGGAACCTATGCGATTGTTCCCTCAGGAGCAGAGGCGGACAACTACACTATCACCTTTGAAAATGGAGTTTTTACCATTACGGAGTCCACCGATATAATCTATGAGGATGAAGTAGCCCATGGAGGTGCATCCCGCGGTGTCTATTTTGGAGAAACCCCCGTATCCCTCTGGGATGAGACCGTAGATATCTTTGTGGTGACGGGTGATGCTGCACAGGTCAGTATTACCATCTATGACATGGTTGGAAACGTCATAGATCGTCAGGAAGCCCCTGCGCAGACACGTGAGGCCGGACGATTTACGTGGGATCTGCGAAATCGCCGGGGTATGCGTGTTTCTGCCGGGTCGTATGCGGTAATTGCCACGGTGGAATATGATAACGGTACAGTAGAGCGCTACCGGGGTGTCCTCGGGGTACGTGAGTAGTAGTTTCCAGGTGTTGTTATTTATACAAAGGGAGGTCGGTAGGCCTCCCTTTTTTAGTGTGACCGTACTTGATCTTGTCCTATCCACGCAGATTTTGATTTGAAGTATGATCCTGATGAACTAGGGCATGGCGTTGCTTTTTCACGAGTATAGTTGCTGAATTAGAAAAGCCGGTCACCACAGAACGAGGATTGAGTGTGAGTTGTATATAGCCTGTATGCTCTTTTTTATAATAGAGCATATCCGCTTGCCGTAGTCAAATCACGTCTTTTCTTTGGATGATATCTGGGAGAACTAGGGGATACGTGTGATCATATTAAGATCAAAAAACAGTGCAAGGGCTTGCCATTCTGTATGGGGAAAGCGTAAGCCCCCTTCTTCTTCCCCATATTTTGCCCGCAGACGTTTTGCCAAATCGATATTGAGATTCAGGACACCTAAGCCACGCATGCCCCAGTTTTCAAAAACCCGCTTGCTTATTTCACGAAAAGAGATGATCTGCATGGTATCGTGGCGGGTATCCTTATTGATACGACAAAAGGTTTCATTGAGGGGGAAAAAGGGGCCTTCAAGAATTTGGAGAAAGTGCGTCTCCGATGCAAGGAGAACCCCACTGATGTTATTTTCCGCGTTTCGTTCTCTACTTTCATTCATAATACTTTCAACAGCATCCCTGGTAAGCTGTGTGGTCATGCGACTTTTGTAGATTACACGATACATAGGGAGAACCTCCTTAAAAATGGGTTAGGCACAGGGAAAATTCATTTGTCTGCTTCGTTCATATAGCAAAAGAGACGCAGCAACCGACACATTGAGAGATTCTACTTTTGGATCCATCGGTATGGAGAGACGGCTATTGCATATCTTTTGCAGATAGGGAGGGATACCGCGATGTTCTCCGCCGGTAATAAGTACGGTTGGTTTTGAGAGATTTATCTGGTCAATACGGGTCTCTCCGCCACTTTCTGCACCAACAATTTGTACTCCTGCTTGTTGAAGTAGTTCGAGGGTTTTCAGCAAGTGGGCCGGCTTTATAATGCGCATATGATCGATGGTGCCGGCGGATGTTTTTGCTGCGGTTCCATTGAGTCCAACCGTACCCTTTCGTTCGAGGAGTATGGCGGAGACACCAAAGGCGGTTGCCGTACGGATAATAGCACCAAAATTTCCTGGATCTTCGAGAGAAGCAGGCACGAGAAAGAGAGGTGTTTCTTCTTTTTCTAAAATATCTTCAATGGTAGATTCTGGATCATAAGATCGCACCGTTTTATACGCAACAACCCCTTGATGACTTCCTCTGGGGACCATTTTATCCAATTTTGTTGCGGGAATATTCGCATAGGGGAGCTTCTCCTTTTTTACTCGTTTCATGAGAGAAAATAGAGCTCCTTGTTTATTTTTATCAGTAAAGTATATCTTATCAATGGTTTGAGGAGAACCATGTACCAGCTCGGTTACCGCATGAATACCAAACACTTGTCGTTCCGGCTGATTAATCTCTTTTTTCTTCTGCATAGGTATAATCTTTCCTAAAGGGTTTCGTTTCAAAATATATTTATCGAAGCTGATAATCTGCAATAATTTTAGACTGTATGCATATGGGTATTTTTCTTCTTATTCTTCTCTGTGTGACTGTGGTTTTGCTTATCTGGCCGCATACGCTACATGTAGAGCGTAGGGACGGTGCAGGATACATCAAAATTCGTTTATTTCTTTTTACCTATCGATACGCCAATGGTGAGTGGTCTGGCTGTTTTATACGGGATAGGCGCAGATACAGTAGAAAAAAGAAAAGAGTACCGCTTCTGTGTCGAAAAAAGCTAATGCTGAATCTCCTGTCTCATGGTCTACCGATCAAGAGACCTCTTTCCATGAAGCTACGGACACACAGCACCGGAAAATTGATGAGCCCCAGCATACCAGAAAGACTACGCAAGAACGCAAAACGCATACTCGTTATGATCGGCCTCCACGCTTGTGGAATAGAATATATCGTATTTTGGTAAAAATTGCACAGAAAGCTCGTGATATTTCTGTCTTGGTATATATGGTATGGAAGGACGCTCGGCAGATGCATCCCATGGTGAAACCCTTTATATGGTTTGGAAAAACAACGGTGATGCGAATATGTGGAATTATTCGTCCCACCACGGCATATCTCCATTGTTCAGGGGGAGTGGAAGATCCCTATGAAACAGCGCGAATATCAGTCTTGGTTACTGGAGCGGCAGCGCATCTTCATTCGCGATTCCCCTATCGAGTCTCCTTTACTCCTCGGTTTGACC
The Chitinivibrio alkaliphilus ACht1 DNA segment above includes these coding regions:
- a CDS encoding BLUF domain-containing protein yields the protein MYRVIYKSRMTTQLTRDAVESIMNESRERNAENNISGVLLASETHFLQILEGPFFPLNETFCRINKDTRHDTMQIISFREISKRVFENWGMRGLGVLNLNIDLAKRLRAKYGEEEGGLRFPHTEWQALALFFDLNMITRIP
- the rlmB gene encoding 23S rRNA (guanosine(2251)-2'-O)-methyltransferase RlmB, with translation MQKKKEINQPERQVFGIHAVTELVHGSPQTIDKIYFTDKNKQGALFSLMKRVKKEKLPYANIPATKLDKMVPRGSHQGVVAYKTVRSYDPESTIEDILEKEETPLFLVPASLEDPGNFGAIIRTATAFGVSAILLERKGTVGLNGTAAKTSAGTIDHMRIIKPAHLLKTLELLQQAGVQIVGAESGGETRIDQINLSKPTVLITGGEHRGIPPYLQKICNSRLSIPMDPKVESLNVSVAASLLLYERSRQMNFPCA